From one Amaranthus tricolor cultivar Red isolate AtriRed21 chromosome 17, ASM2621246v1, whole genome shotgun sequence genomic stretch:
- the LOC130804352 gene encoding dehydration-responsive element-binding protein 2E-like: MVVYRGYMNGRRRRNGYKSVAQILEKWKIHNQQMGNSSSIDEAKKKVQKGPARGSRKGCMPGKGGPENLDCTFRGVRQRTWGKWVAEIREPINCSATTEYNEQRKRSRRLWLGTFSTAIEAALAYDEAAKVMYGPSAILNFPIPKQDDCNSNILGPDSHTTKGFEEEQEKNQLKSSMNLGFDYTQEWMMDPIGDPNLGLKQEEQHDYGFMDDHPLFYTDSWCHTKSSVDGIMSNYKLQPTFSGNLGFDFINSSDGIMSNYQSC, from the coding sequence ATGGTTGTGTACAGAGGATATATGAATGGACGAAGGCGGCGAAATGGGTATAAATCAGTGGCACAAATTCTTGAAAAATGGAAGATTCACAATCAACAAATGGGCAATTCATCAAGCATTGATGAAGCCAAGAAAAAGGTACAAAAGGGTCCAGCAAGAGGATCAAGAAAAGGGTGTATGCCTGGTAAAGGAGGCCCTGAAAACTTGGATTGCACATTCAGAGGTGTAAGGCAAAGGACATGGGGCAAATGGGTTGCTGAAATTCGTGAACCCATCAACTGTAGTGCAACTACAGAGTATAATGAACAGAGAAAACGCAGCAGAAGATTATGGTTAGGAACTTTCTCTACTGCCATTGAAGCAGCCTTAGCTTATGATGAAGCAGCTAAGGTTATGTATGGCCCTTCTGCCATTCTCAACTTTCCTATTCCAAAACAAGATGATTGTAATTCAAACATTTTAGGTCCTGATTCTCATACAACTAAAGgatttgaagaagaacaagagaaAAACCAGCTTAAATCATCCATGAATTTAGGGTTTGATTACACCCAAGAATGGATGATGGACCCAATTGGAGATCCTAATTTGGGGTTGAAGCAAGAAGAACAGCATGATTATGGGTTTATGGATGATCATCCATTGTTTTACACTGACTCTTGGTGTCATACCAAGTCTTCTGTTGATGGTATTATGTCTAACTACAAATTACAACCCACTTTTAGTGGTAATTTAGGCTTTGATTTCATCAATTCTTCTGATGGGATCATGTCTAACTACCAGTCTTGTTGA
- the LOC130804351 gene encoding uncharacterized protein LOC130804351, whose product MAPIRPSSGHNQNKTLSLPDFNSLSLSSPPPSISSSSAISAMEDLPLQKVAISGPILSSLINRFSSSPSNIQGLLFGKFSLHTPSSLSDDSFSCSPSPSSLIVSINGFITSGNSSNELSSLISRQHHRQVIGYFSARRKSPLRPSLCEFSISRSLLPDSSPRIFLLLTTPLHYSQTLIHTHEYKVFQFRHDSFEAMPLDVVNVGPAFRNHYSAFSPDSELPCLPCEFRGGSPMREDGKEREEMNSKEMKRLAKDQKDLDLYAKGYEIGSLSRLMGSDIVNSMTGVEELYEKMLAKLDSLARQVETSSAKVLEMDNHNMKLRHKVAGIE is encoded by the exons ATGGCTCCCATCAGGCCATCAAGCGGACATAACCAAAATAAAACTCTCTCACTCCCAGATTTCAACTCACTTTCTCTCTCATCTCCTCCTCCCTCAATTTCCTCCTCATCCGCCATCTCCGCCATGGAAGACCTTCCATTACAGAAGGTAGCAATCTCAGGTCCAATCCTTTCTTCTCTCATCAACCGCTTCTCTTCTTCTCCATCAAACATTCAAGGTCTTCTTTTCGGTAAATTCTCTCTCCACACTCCATCTTCTCTCTCTGACGATTCCTTTTCTtgttctccttctccttcttctctaATCGTCTCCATTAATGGTTTCATCACTTCTGGAAACTCCTCCAACGAGCTCTCTTCTTTGATTAGCCGTCAACACCATCGCCAAGTCATTGGGTATTTTTCTGCCCGCCGGAAATCTCCTCTTCGTCCTTCACTCTGCGAATTCTCTATCTCTCGTTCTCTCTTACCCGATTCTTCTCCACGGATCTTCCTTCTCTTGACAACGCCGTTGCACTATTCACAAACCCTAATTCATACTCATGAGTACAAAGTTTTTCAGTTTCGTCATGATTCGTTTGAAGCAATGCCGCTTGATGTGGTTAACGTTGGCCCTGCATTTCGAAATCATTACAGTGCATTTTCACCGGATTCGGAGCTCCCGTGCTTGCCGTGTGAGTTCCGAGGTGGGTCCCCTATGAGGGAGGATGGAAAGGAGAGAGAAGAAATGAATTCGAAGGAGATGAAGAGACTTGCGAAAGATCAGAAAGATTTGGATTTGTATGCAAAAGGTTATGAGATAGGGAGTTTAAGTAGGTTGATGGGATCAGATATTGTGAATAGTATGACTGGAGTTGAGGAGTTGTATGAGAAGATGCTTGCTAAGCTTGATTCTCTAGCTAGACAGGTTGAGACCTCTTCTGCTAAGGTTCTTGAGATG GACAATCACAACATGAAGTTAAGGCACAAAGTTGCTGGGATAGAATGA